Proteins co-encoded in one Salvia splendens isolate huo1 chromosome 4, SspV2, whole genome shotgun sequence genomic window:
- the LOC121800906 gene encoding uncharacterized protein LOC121800906, which produces MPQPEQGGFEEWRAATPPPPPPPPPPAPIPDRRVEEIFLRQNPPVFNGRGDPTEAETWIRALERIFDFLRCTDQERLACVSFQLSGSADFWWEARRKTMTPQQLANMTWEQFKEGIYEKYIPKSYRKKKEIEFYNLKQGRMSVTDYDRAFCDMSRYGPDQVDTEVKMAEKFCAGLRHEIRMALASHGGLSYPEALSRALDIEAAMPGEKPTPTAASSQSQTPSQAPRDKRKWEGNRNQSEQKKPWPGQNRP; this is translated from the coding sequence ATGCCGCAGCCCGAGCAGGGCGGATTTGAAGAGTGGCGCGCAGCAACACCACCACCTCCccctccaccacctccaccagcTCCGATACCCGACCGGAGGGTCGAAGAAATATTTCTGAGACAGAATCCGCCAGTTTTTAACGGAAGGGGTGACCCAACTGAAGCCGAAACATGGATACGTGCACTCGAGCGCATATTTGATTTTCTGCGATGCACAGACCAGGAGCGTCTGGCGTGTGTGTCATTCCAGTTATCAGGGTCCGCAGACTTTTGGTGGGAAGCACGCAGAAAGACAATGACTCCACAGCAGCTGGCAAACATGACTTGGGAGCAGTTCAAAGAAGGAATCTATGAGAAGTACATTCCCAAGagttatagaaagaaaaaggaaatagagTTTTACAACCTGAAACAGGGACGAATGTCAGTAACAGACTACGACCGTGCTTTCTGTGATATGTCCCGATATGGACCTGACCAAGTAGATACTGAAGTGAAAATGGCCGAGAAATTTTGTGCAGGTCTGAGGCATGAAATAAGAATGGCGTTGGCTAGCCACGGCGGACTATCTTATCCTGAAGCTCTGAGCCGAGCTCTAGACATTGAAGCGGCAATGCCTGGAGAGAAACCCACCCCTACTGCTGCATCCTCACAATCGCAGACCCCATCTCAAGCTCCAAGGGACAAGAGAAAGTGGGAAGGGAATCGGAATCAGTCGGAACAGAAGAAACCATGGCCTGGGCAAAACCGTCCATAG